From the Bacillota bacterium genome, the window GATCTATTTGAGGGGACCCTGGCTGCTCATGTCAACGCGTGGCGGGAGGTGCTCGGGTCGGACCTCGTGTCTCTGGTGTTGTACGGGTCGTGGGCCAGGGGCACGGCGACGGTTGATTCCGACATCAATATCCTTGTCGTGGCCGAGCGCCTCCCCCGAGGCCGGTGGGCTGAGGCCGTCTTTTCACGCTGTCGCCAAATCGTGTGAAATCTACGCCCTGCACGCGGGGTCTCGGCCTGCCTCACCGTTCAGGGCGAGCAGCGTGAGTCTTTGCCTGCTGTTAACCCCGAGTTTCTGGTATATGTGGGCGATGTGCGTCTTCAGTGTGCCTGGCGCCAGGTTCAGGCGCACTTCGATTGCGGAATTAGGCACCGCATGGAGCATCAACTGAGCGATCTCCCTCTCGCGTGGCGTCAGCCTGGCCGCTACGTCCGGAGGAAGCGACACCCCTGGAGTTGAGAGCCGGGGTTGGTGCAACGGGTAGCTCGCGCGAAGGGACTCGGCGCCCAGCACCCGTATCAACCCGTACGTGGCAAGAAACAGGGCCGTCACCGCCGTCAGGGCGCATGCCACGATGATGTCGGTCCCCGTGTGCGGAAGGAGCCATGCGGACAGCAGGCTTCCGAGGAGGATCCCCGTCACGTTGAGACCGAGCCCCCATCCGTACATCCAGTAGGGGTCGCGAGAATCGGAGAGGTCCGCAAGGCTTACCCATAGGAACAGGTCGAATGCGGCAAACGCGACGTTGATCAGAAACAGGCTGCCGAAGTACCTCGCCAGCGGCGGGACCATCGGTGCAAGCGCGTAGCTCACACCCATCGCCAGAACAGCAACCACTGCGAGGGGCTTGCGACCGCGAGAGTCAGCATACCGTCCCGCGAGCCCCAGCGCCGCTATGTACGGCAGCGCCTGCAGGGACTTGTCAAAGGGGACCTGATTGAAGTATGGGAGTGCAACCTCGTAGTACAGCCCTCCTACCACGCAGAAGGCCAGGACCATCACGCCAAACCAGGGGATGACGCCGTCTCTGGCTCCGATCCCCTTGTCCGCAGCAGTGGACCGGCCCGTCACCCCGGCCGGCTGTTGCGTGAGACCCTCGCTGGCCCAGAGGGCCAGGGCGAGCAACGCCAGGTTCGCCAGCGCGATGCC encodes:
- a CDS encoding nucleotidyltransferase domain-containing protein, which translates into the protein MTSAEHKRTSERRVTPVRLHDLFEGTLAAHVNAWREVLGSDLVSLVLYGSWARGTATVDSDINILVVAERLPRGRWAEAVFSRCRQIV